One Lutra lutra chromosome 18, mLutLut1.2, whole genome shotgun sequence genomic window carries:
- the LOC125090981 gene encoding 60S ribosomal protein L7-like: MEGAEEKKKKVPAVPETLKKKRRNFAELKIKRLRKKFAQKMLQKARRKLIYEKAKHYHKEYRQMYRTEIRMARMARKAGNFYVPAEPKLAFVIRIRGINGVSPKVRKVLQLLRLRQIFNGTFVKLNKASVNMLRIVEPYIAWGYPNLKSVNELIYKRGYGKINKNRIALTDNTLIARSLGKYGIICMEDLIHEIYTVGKRFKEANNFLWPFKLSSPRGGMKKKTTHFVEGGDAGNREDQINRLIRRMN, translated from the coding sequence ATGGAGggtgcagaagagaagaaaaagaaggttccTGCTGTGCCAGAAACCCTGAAAAAGAAGCGAAGGAATTTCGCAGAGCTGAAGATCAAGCGTCTGAGGAAGAAGTTTGCTCAAAAGATGCTTCAAAAGGCAAGGAGGAAGCTCATCTACGAAAAAGCTAAGCATTACCACAAGGAGTACAGACAGATGTACAGGACTGAGATTCGGATGGCGAGGATGGCGAGAAAAGCCGGCAACTTCTACGTACCTGCAGAACCCAAGTTGGCGTTTGTCATCAGGATCAGAGGTATCAATGGTGTGAGCCCAAAGGTTCGAAAGGTGTTGCAGCTTCTTCGCCTTCGTCAAATCTTCAATGGCACCTTTGTTAAGCTCAACAAGGCTTCAGTTAACATGTTAAGGATTGTGGAACCATATATAGCATGGGGATACCCTAACCTGAAGTCAGTGAATGAATTGATCTACAAGCGTGGTTATGGCAAAATCAACAAGAATCGAATTGCCCTGACAGATAACACATTGATTGCCCGATCTCTTGGTAAATATGGCATCATCTGCATGGAGGATCTGATTCACGAGATCTATACTGTTGGAAAACGTTTCAAAGAGGCAAACAACTTTTTATGGCCCTTCAAATTATCTTCTCCACGAGGGGGGATGAAGAAAAAGACCACCCATTTTGTGGAAGGTGGAGATGCTGGCAACAGGGAAGACCAGATCAATAGGCTTATTCGAAGAATGAACTAA